The Streptomyces sp. NBC_00162 genome window below encodes:
- a CDS encoding topology modulation protein, whose protein sequence is MRIALIGCGGSGKTYLSKQLADHYRAPVTHLDAVYYDSEWNTLDKEKFAAIQEELVEAPSWVIEGNYAGTLPIRLRAADMVIFLDIPPAVCLWGIAQRRLRYGGGQNDSTGVYDRITWNFVKYVWGYRKTMAPRVQKLIKEHATGATVRTVTSRRQALDLLAWLKATQDA, encoded by the coding sequence ATGCGAATCGCCCTGATCGGCTGCGGAGGCAGCGGCAAGACGTACCTGTCCAAGCAGCTCGCAGACCACTACCGCGCCCCGGTGACGCACCTGGACGCCGTGTACTACGACAGCGAGTGGAACACCCTGGACAAGGAGAAGTTCGCCGCGATCCAGGAAGAGCTGGTGGAGGCGCCCTCCTGGGTCATCGAGGGAAACTACGCCGGCACGCTCCCGATCCGGCTCCGCGCCGCGGACATGGTGATCTTCCTGGACATCCCTCCGGCAGTCTGTCTGTGGGGCATCGCACAGCGGCGCCTGCGCTACGGCGGCGGCCAGAACGACAGCACGGGGGTGTACGACCGGATCACCTGGAACTTCGTCAAGTACGTCTGGGGCTATCGCAAGACCATGGCCCCTCGCGTGCAGAAGCTGATCAAGGAGCACGCCACGGGCGCCACCGTGCGCACAGTGACCAGCAGGCGGCAGGCCCTCGACCTGCTGGCCTGGCTGAAGGCCACGCAGGACGCGTAG
- a CDS encoding phosphotransferase, whose protein sequence is MTITAITDKIHISDGELSRLADTFRIGTVHERRHLPDGLMNVNWRLDSAAGAFALKRVTDVPLERLRRNLGVLGMLGDHGLPVCAPILTGDGSAVAETSSGGYCLFPWAAGEHIPGATLTLGQASALGGHIGRLHVALSWAADGRMLPRTPDSLTLDVTSAERASQKAQRLSAAVEEQGSGDAFDLAAADALEARREMIAAHAELMPADGVSVGPYGWTHGDLQYRNLLWSGGELSAVLDWDRVAVRPYAEEVVRTAQVQFGGENGFDLERVSAFVAGYRSVAPLSTAALADAVHRLWWKRLTDFWQLEFHYDKGDHSCDELFTQDEALLHWWTARIGEVEAAFMSA, encoded by the coding sequence GTGACCATCACCGCAATCACCGACAAGATCCATATTTCGGACGGCGAGTTGTCCAGGCTCGCCGACACGTTCAGGATCGGCACTGTCCATGAGCGACGTCACCTGCCTGATGGCCTGATGAATGTGAACTGGCGGCTCGATTCGGCGGCCGGCGCGTTCGCCCTCAAGCGCGTGACGGATGTCCCGTTGGAGCGGCTGCGCCGGAATCTCGGCGTACTCGGCATGCTCGGCGATCATGGTCTTCCGGTCTGCGCGCCGATCTTGACTGGCGACGGGTCCGCCGTGGCCGAGACTTCCAGCGGCGGGTACTGCCTGTTCCCGTGGGCCGCCGGAGAGCACATCCCGGGGGCGACTCTCACGCTCGGGCAGGCGTCGGCGCTCGGCGGGCACATCGGGCGGCTTCACGTCGCGCTCTCGTGGGCCGCTGATGGCCGCATGCTGCCCAGGACGCCGGATTCCCTCACCCTGGACGTGACGAGCGCCGAGCGAGCCTCGCAGAAGGCGCAGCGACTGTCGGCGGCCGTCGAAGAGCAAGGCAGCGGGGACGCCTTCGACCTGGCAGCTGCGGACGCGCTGGAGGCGCGGCGGGAGATGATCGCCGCGCACGCCGAGCTGATGCCTGCCGATGGAGTGTCGGTCGGCCCGTACGGCTGGACCCATGGTGATCTCCAGTACCGGAACCTGCTGTGGTCCGGCGGCGAGCTATCGGCGGTCCTGGACTGGGACCGGGTCGCCGTCCGCCCGTATGCGGAAGAGGTGGTACGGACGGCGCAGGTCCAGTTCGGAGGGGAGAACGGGTTTGATCTTGAGCGGGTATCGGCGTTCGTGGCTGGCTACCGGTCGGTTGCGCCATTGTCGACTGCCGCGCTGGCGGACGCGGTGCACCGGCTGTGGTGGAAGCGGCTGACGGACTTCTGGCAGCTGGAGTTCCACTATGACAAGGGTGACCACTCGTGCGACGAGTTGTTCACCCAGGACGAGGCGCTTCTTCACTGGTGGACGGCCCGGATCGGCGAGGTCGAGGCGGCGTTCATGTCGGCGTGA
- a CDS encoding glycosyltransferase has product MMPTALIAWRRTPPPFLIGGAEVTQQLLAEQLAAAGWRVVYLGAHEPPWDGPGQLTDITTYLDTNDTPHETVSGAVRYWWNGVDCIAVQQTRIPSTLATLLTDLRPDVVFTSQEGAAEIAAATRAHALTTGICHSVSATGLGVLAGRPHVGLAVSEFALHRAGHPAGTRMALWHPPFTQPSPGAVNTARTGGPVLMVNPIPAKGSQLMHGLIQAMPEEHFTLVEGWWNTSAEFHRYPNVTYVPRVYDMAPLYRAHRLLLVPSVVEDAFPRVIIEAGLHGVPTIGTDRGGIPEAVGASGTVLPAEADAEKWAAAIRTTDHRGAGERARLDAARYTRPVVPELAALGLTPT; this is encoded by the coding sequence ATGATGCCCACTGCCCTCATCGCCTGGCGCCGCACCCCGCCCCCGTTCCTGATCGGCGGGGCCGAAGTGACGCAACAGCTCCTGGCTGAACAGCTCGCTGCCGCCGGGTGGCGCGTCGTCTACCTTGGCGCCCACGAGCCACCGTGGGACGGCCCCGGACAGCTCACCGACATCACCACCTACCTCGACACCAACGACACCCCACACGAGACCGTGAGCGGCGCCGTGCGCTACTGGTGGAACGGCGTGGACTGCATAGCCGTCCAGCAGACCCGCATCCCCTCCACGCTCGCCACGCTCCTCACCGACCTCCGCCCCGACGTCGTCTTCACGTCACAGGAAGGCGCGGCAGAGATCGCCGCCGCCACCCGCGCCCACGCGCTCACCACAGGGATCTGCCACTCAGTATCCGCCACCGGCCTCGGCGTCCTGGCCGGCCGCCCCCACGTCGGGCTCGCGGTCTCGGAATTCGCGCTTCACCGCGCCGGCCACCCAGCCGGTACCCGCATGGCCCTGTGGCACCCGCCGTTCACACAGCCCAGCCCCGGCGCCGTAAACACCGCCCGCACCGGCGGCCCGGTCCTCATGGTCAACCCGATCCCCGCGAAGGGATCACAGCTCATGCACGGCCTGATCCAAGCGATGCCGGAGGAACACTTCACCTTGGTCGAGGGCTGGTGGAACACATCCGCCGAGTTTCACCGGTACCCGAACGTGACGTACGTCCCCCGCGTGTACGACATGGCCCCGCTTTACCGGGCGCACCGGCTCCTGCTCGTGCCGTCCGTGGTCGAGGACGCATTCCCCCGGGTGATCATCGAAGCCGGCCTGCACGGGGTGCCCACCATCGGCACCGACCGGGGCGGCATCCCCGAAGCCGTCGGCGCCAGCGGGACCGTCCTCCCCGCCGAAGCCGACGCCGAGAAATGGGCAGCCGCGATCCGAACCACAGACCACCGCGGCGCAGGCGAGCGGGCCCGACTCGACGCCGCCCGCTACACCCGCCCCGTTGTGCCGGAGCTCGCCGCCCTCGGCCTCACGCCGACATGA